The Thiothrix subterranea genome has a segment encoding these proteins:
- a CDS encoding chalcone isomerase family protein, with protein sequence MQTLLKFWLALVCLLPLVGHSADQFPAQQTFAGQTLTLNGKGVRTKAFFTLYNAGLYVQEKSTDANAILNSNLPSAMRLEITSAMITSENMESAVREGFKHSSNDPAIEPRIEQLIAVFKEAIKEGDVYDLIYTPNTLAIIKNGQPAATIAGHDFKRALFGIWLGERPVQAGLKKALLGK encoded by the coding sequence ATGCAAACCCTATTGAAATTCTGGCTGGCCTTAGTGTGCCTACTACCGTTGGTCGGTCACAGCGCCGATCAGTTTCCCGCCCAACAAACCTTTGCCGGGCAAACCTTGACCTTGAATGGCAAAGGCGTGCGCACCAAGGCATTTTTCACCCTCTACAACGCCGGTTTGTATGTGCAGGAAAAAAGCACCGATGCCAACGCCATCCTCAACAGCAATCTGCCCAGCGCCATGCGTTTAGAAATCACCTCCGCCATGATCACCAGTGAAAACATGGAATCGGCCGTGCGCGAAGGCTTTAAACACTCCAGCAATGACCCCGCTATCGAACCCCGCATCGAACAATTAATCGCCGTCTTCAAAGAGGCGATCAAGGAAGGCGATGTCTATGATTTGATCTACACCCCCAACACGCTTGCCATTATCAAGAATGGGCAACCGGCTGCCACGATTGCTGGGCATGATTTCAAACGCGCACTGTTTGGCATTTGGTTGGGGGAAAGGCCAGTGCAAGCGGGTTTGAAAAAAGCGTTGTTGGGGAAGTAG
- a CDS encoding DMT family transporter has protein sequence MKNGFPILFVLLWSTGFIGAKYGLPYADPLTFLVARYALVIVALSVLAWAGKAVWETNPKQLFHLMVAGLLLQATYLGGVFVAISHGLPAGLTSLIVGLQPLLTALFAGILLGETVRRYQWVGIATGLLGVILVLAEKASAGAAHSFGWEAVIPALCALLGITFGTLYQKRFCSHFDLRTGSVVQFVPSLLVTALFVPVIGEWRIEWTGDFMFALGWLVIVLSLGAISLLNLLIRHQGATNVTSLFYLTPAVTTLIAWLLFDEWLTLLQWFGMALTMLGVWLVRRVPPVVQA, from the coding sequence ATGAAGAACGGATTTCCAATCCTGTTTGTGTTGCTGTGGAGTACGGGCTTTATCGGTGCAAAATACGGGCTGCCGTATGCTGATCCGCTGACTTTTCTGGTGGCACGTTATGCGCTGGTGATTGTTGCCCTTTCCGTTTTGGCGTGGGCGGGTAAAGCCGTTTGGGAAACCAACCCTAAGCAATTATTCCATTTGATGGTGGCGGGCTTATTGTTGCAAGCGACGTATCTGGGTGGGGTATTTGTGGCGATTAGTCACGGTTTGCCCGCTGGCTTAACCAGTTTGATTGTGGGTTTGCAGCCGTTGCTCACGGCGCTGTTTGCGGGAATTTTGCTGGGCGAAACGGTGCGGCGTTATCAATGGGTGGGGATTGCGACGGGTTTGCTGGGTGTTATTCTCGTGCTCGCGGAAAAAGCCAGTGCAGGGGCAGCGCATAGCTTTGGGTGGGAAGCGGTGATTCCGGCCTTATGTGCGTTGCTCGGCATTACGTTTGGGACGTTGTACCAGAAGCGCTTTTGCTCGCATTTTGATTTACGCACGGGGTCGGTGGTGCAGTTTGTGCCATCGTTACTCGTAACGGCGTTGTTTGTGCCGGTGATCGGTGAATGGCGAATTGAGTGGACGGGCGATTTCATGTTCGCGTTGGGATGGTTGGTAATCGTGCTGTCTTTGGGCGCAATCAGCTTGCTTAACCTGTTGATTCGGCATCAAGGCGCAACCAATGTTACCAGCTTGTTTTACCTGACACCGGCGGTGACAACGCTGATTGCGTGGTTGCTGTTTGATGAATGGTTAACCTTGCTGCAATGGTTCGGCATGGCGTTGACGATGCTGGGCGTATGGCTAGTGCGGCGCGTACCGCCAGTTGTGCAGGCGTAA
- the thiO gene encoding glycine oxidase ThiO: MKDAIIVGGGILGMLTARFLHEAGLKVMIIDQGELGKESTWAGGGILSPLYPWRYPDAISRLSQYSQQHYPALCETLTAATGIDPQWIRSGLLMTDAHESARAQAWAQTWGYALQPLSSTAEMQTCEPQLAEFFSQGMFMPDIAQMRNPRIADSLRTSLRLLPIEIAEHYPVTGLETANGRVTGVKLGNEVFKANNVILTTGAWTGLFPEMQALHVDIRPVQGQMILFRGPKGLLKRIVLHEGRYLIPRQDGRILCGSTLEMRGFDKQTTTEGLDELRETAYAIMPALRDLPINNHWSGLRPGSPNGVPYIDEHPEIAGLYVNAGHYRYGVTMALASVQLLTDVMLGRTPGLDPTPYRLDAVRTPTAEFG, translated from the coding sequence ATGAAAGACGCAATTATTGTCGGTGGTGGCATTTTAGGTATGTTGACAGCCCGTTTCCTGCACGAAGCGGGTCTGAAAGTCATGATCATCGACCAAGGCGAATTGGGTAAAGAATCGACATGGGCGGGCGGTGGTATTTTGTCCCCGCTTTACCCGTGGCGTTACCCGGATGCTATTTCACGGCTGAGCCAATACAGCCAGCAACATTACCCCGCCTTGTGTGAAACCTTGACGGCCGCTACGGGTATTGATCCGCAATGGATTCGTTCTGGCTTATTGATGACGGATGCGCACGAATCCGCCCGCGCACAAGCCTGGGCGCAAACTTGGGGTTACGCTTTGCAGCCGCTAAGCTCAACAGCAGAAATGCAAACTTGCGAACCACAATTGGCAGAATTTTTCTCGCAAGGCATGTTTATGCCTGACATTGCCCAAATGCGTAACCCTCGGATTGCTGACTCGTTGCGCACCAGCTTGCGCTTGTTACCGATTGAAATCGCGGAACATTACCCCGTTACGGGGTTGGAAACGGCGAATGGGCGCGTGACTGGGGTGAAGTTGGGCAATGAAGTTTTCAAAGCGAATAATGTGATTCTCACCACGGGGGCGTGGACGGGCTTGTTCCCGGAAATGCAGGCATTGCATGTGGATATACGCCCGGTGCAGGGGCAAATGATTTTGTTCCGAGGACCGAAAGGTTTGCTTAAGCGCATTGTATTGCATGAGGGGCGTTACCTGATCCCGCGTCAAGATGGGCGTATTTTGTGCGGTTCCACCTTGGAAATGCGCGGGTTTGATAAGCAAACCACCACCGAGGGTTTGGATGAATTGCGTGAAACGGCTTATGCGATTATGCCTGCATTGCGCGATTTGCCGATCAATAACCATTGGAGCGGTTTACGCCCCGGCTCACCGAATGGCGTTCCCTATATTGACGAGCACCCGGAAATTGCGGGGTTGTATGTGAATGCCGGGCATTACCGTTATGGGGTGACGATGGCGTTGGCATCGGTGCAATTGCTGACGGATGTGATGTTAGGGCGCACGCCGGGTCTTGATCCGACACCTTACCGTTTGGATGCAGTGCGTACACCCACCGCTGAATTCGGTTAA
- a CDS encoding META domain-containing protein, whose product MTHSVAIVKAARYCRQALLLITLSLTSTGLSAEPDTATPPLPVGACPLNSGGSSLLGTQWRLLSVYGTPVPAELDISLSVGEDELKGFAGCNQYSTTFKRVGHSGFMMTGLERGNDICRVLPTTPGGPTINVGNWEGSYLRTLQRAGSVQQEGNTLHFYNRNGESSVVFGKKYGSL is encoded by the coding sequence ATGACACATTCTGTTGCTATTGTTAAAGCTGCTCGTTATTGCAGACAGGCTTTGTTGCTGATCACCTTATCGTTGACCAGCACGGGGCTATCGGCTGAACCGGATACCGCCACTCCTCCTTTACCCGTAGGTGCTTGCCCGCTGAACAGCGGTGGCTCATCGTTATTGGGAACCCAATGGCGTTTACTGTCGGTGTATGGCACGCCCGTACCGGCTGAATTAGACATCAGCCTCAGCGTTGGCGAAGATGAATTGAAGGGTTTCGCTGGGTGCAACCAATACTCCACCACCTTTAAACGGGTAGGACACAGCGGCTTCATGATGACAGGGCTGGAAAGAGGCAACGACATTTGCCGGGTATTGCCCACCACACCGGGCGGCCCGACGATTAATGTTGGCAATTGGGAAGGCAGCTATTTGCGCACCCTGCAACGAGCAGGCAGCGTACAACAAGAAGGCAACACCCTGCATTTCTATAACCGCAATGGTGAATCGTCAGTGGTGTTTGGGAAAAAATACGGCAGTTTGTAA
- the glyS gene encoding glycine--tRNA ligase subunit beta — translation MLHDLLVEIGTEELPPKALKKLSDAFTAGIVAGLADAGLVAAEVYPYAAPRRLAVWLKGVPKQQADQIIERKGPALAAAFDKEGNPSKAAEGFARSCGVAFADLQQIDTDKGGWLIFRQQQVGQQTTALFPAIVEKSLAALPIPKRMRWGSGTAEFVRPIHWIVMLADSAVIDANILSIQTGRETRGHRFHAPAPVAITSPADYAVQLGDAYVVARFEARRDMIKTKVEALAAELGGTAIMPEELLDEVTGLVEWPVPVAGRFEERFLDVPQEALISTMQDNQKYFALVDADGKLMPNFITVANIESRDVSQISTGNERVIRPRFSDAEFFWTQDKKQTLESRREQLKKMVFQQKLGTLYDKSERVALLAADIAQRMGGDEALAIRAAQLGKCDLVTSMVFEFTELQGTMGRYYANHDGEAAEVASAMEEQYMPRFAGDELPSTATGRILALAERLDTLTGIFGIGQKPTGAKDPFALRRAALGVLRILIELQLPLDLADLLDKAADGLTPHLGSKPDTQEALDYILERLRAYYQEQGIGAELVEAVASLKPTQPLDFDRRVKAVAAFRQLTAAESLAAANKRIGNILKKVEGSLPESVNPALLQLEAEQALASAVQYQENKVVPLFAAGQYEAALLSLAELREPVDKFFDDVMVMADDVDLKNNRLALLNRLRGLFLRVADLSVL, via the coding sequence ATGTTACACGATTTATTGGTGGAAATTGGCACCGAAGAGTTGCCACCCAAAGCCCTGAAAAAACTCTCCGACGCTTTCACGGCGGGTATTGTGGCGGGTCTAGCGGATGCGGGTCTGGTCGCAGCGGAAGTCTACCCTTATGCTGCGCCGCGCCGTTTAGCGGTATGGTTGAAAGGCGTGCCCAAGCAGCAAGCCGACCAAATTATCGAGCGCAAAGGCCCCGCGTTGGCAGCCGCGTTTGACAAAGAAGGCAACCCCAGTAAAGCGGCGGAAGGATTTGCGCGGTCGTGCGGCGTGGCGTTCGCGGACTTGCAACAGATTGATACCGACAAAGGCGGCTGGCTGATCTTCCGCCAGCAACAAGTCGGGCAACAAACCACGGCACTTTTCCCTGCGATTGTGGAAAAGTCCCTCGCGGCACTGCCGATCCCGAAGCGGATGCGTTGGGGTAGCGGCACGGCGGAATTCGTGCGTCCCATTCATTGGATTGTGATGCTGGCGGATAGCGCCGTGATTGACGCGAATATTCTGAGCATTCAGACCGGACGCGAAACCCGTGGACACCGTTTTCACGCGCCTGCTCCCGTGGCGATTACCTCGCCTGCCGATTACGCCGTGCAATTGGGCGATGCGTATGTGGTCGCTCGCTTTGAAGCGCGGCGCGACATGATCAAGACTAAAGTTGAAGCCCTTGCGGCTGAACTCGGCGGCACAGCTATCATGCCGGAAGAGTTGCTGGATGAAGTCACCGGCTTGGTCGAATGGCCTGTTCCCGTGGCGGGGCGTTTTGAGGAACGTTTCCTCGACGTGCCGCAGGAAGCCTTGATTTCGACCATGCAGGACAACCAAAAATATTTCGCACTGGTCGATGCTGACGGCAAATTGATGCCGAATTTCATCACTGTCGCCAATATCGAAAGCCGCGATGTTTCGCAAATTTCTACCGGGAATGAGCGCGTGATTCGCCCGCGTTTCAGCGATGCCGAATTCTTTTGGACGCAAGACAAAAAGCAAACGTTGGAAAGTCGCCGCGAACAGCTCAAGAAAATGGTGTTCCAGCAAAAACTCGGCACGCTATACGACAAATCCGAGCGCGTCGCGCTGTTGGCAGCAGACATTGCCCAACGCATGGGCGGGGATGAAGCCTTAGCCATTCGCGCGGCGCAACTCGGCAAGTGTGACCTCGTGACCAGCATGGTGTTTGAATTCACCGAACTGCAAGGCACGATGGGGCGCTATTACGCCAACCACGACGGCGAAGCGGCAGAAGTTGCCAGTGCAATGGAAGAGCAATACATGCCGCGCTTTGCGGGTGACGAACTGCCATCCACCGCTACCGGACGTATTTTGGCGCTGGCGGAACGGCTGGATACACTTACAGGCATTTTCGGCATCGGGCAAAAACCGACGGGTGCAAAAGACCCATTCGCGTTGCGCCGAGCGGCGTTGGGCGTGTTGCGTATCTTAATCGAACTGCAATTACCGCTGGATTTGGCAGACTTGCTGGATAAAGCCGCTGACGGTTTAACCCCGCACCTTGGCAGCAAGCCGGATACGCAAGAAGCCTTGGATTATATCCTCGAACGCCTACGTGCTTACTATCAGGAGCAAGGCATTGGCGCGGAATTGGTCGAAGCGGTAGCTTCCCTCAAACCGACCCAGCCGTTGGATTTTGACCGTCGGGTGAAAGCGGTTGCTGCATTCCGCCAATTGACCGCTGCTGAAAGCCTTGCCGCTGCCAACAAGCGTATCGGCAACATCTTGAAAAAGGTCGAAGGCAGTTTGCCGGAAAGCGTGAATCCGGCCTTGTTGCAGCTTGAGGCAGAACAAGCGCTTGCCAGTGCGGTGCAGTATCAGGAAAACAAAGTCGTGCCGTTGTTTGCAGCGGGGCAATACGAAGCCGCGTTGCTGTCATTGGCGGAATTGCGCGAACCTGTGGACAAGTTCTTCGATGATGTCATGGTCATGGCGGACGATGTGGATTTGAAAAACAACCGTTTGGCGTTGCTGAATCGCTTGCGTGGATTATTCCTGCGCGTGGCTGATTTGTCCGTGTTGTAA
- a CDS encoding RelA/SpoT family protein: protein MRHSRTNDTESRTRQAWIERFWVSDNERDFYLIGQIIDNLLQSPPPTDPLQPCSLDVAEILRHLDVDQTTLMAALLCDSRFQKNLSLDEVEKEYGQAVRRLCEDMRNLQRFRDCVENTDPSSSRQEQGEQLRRMLMAMIKDIRTVLIKLAWSLQHLRLLSREELSDLHRCVARMSMDLYAPMANRLGISQVKWELEDLSFRFLHPDIYKGIAKSLADKRIEREQYIADFIHILKELLVKNDIQAEVYGRPKHLYSIWKKISRKQIGIDELYDLRAVRVMVADTGTCYRTLDAVHNTWRHIPEEYDDYISNSKPNGYESIHTVVVGPESKFVEVQIRTHEMHRFAELGMAAHWYYKEGGRQDQAMSDAINSMRRLLDSNDSDSDLMEDFRTEVFSDRVFVITPKGRIIDMPKGSTSVDFAYHVHTSVGHRCRGAKVNGNIVPLNYALRNGDQVEILTSKNEHPRQDWMKPELGFVKSGSTRQKVRQWFSQQNHEQNAKDGERILEKERHLLNLGKLDYAELARQFSRPSERDFLIAVGRNEVSPAQIRRFLLSTHEAEFKLRKTRSLDTVSSDIEVRGVSKLYTQLATCCHPVNGDPIAGYLSQGRGVIVHRTDCPDFANLRKEREERIIEVDWGSHTAAYAADITVSTYNKSGVLGDIASLLAKEKVNIHSLHTRDTHDPCLAVMDFTLEIRDVQQLGEVLEKLLQLPSVIDAQRKG from the coding sequence ATGCGACATAGCCGAACCAACGATACCGAGTCACGAACCCGTCAGGCGTGGATTGAGCGCTTTTGGGTGTCCGATAATGAGCGCGATTTTTACCTGATTGGGCAAATCATCGACAATTTGTTGCAATCCCCGCCGCCGACTGACCCCTTACAACCTTGTAGCTTGGATGTCGCTGAAATCCTGCGCCATTTGGATGTCGATCAAACCACCTTAATGGCGGCGTTGCTGTGCGATAGCCGTTTCCAGAAAAACCTGAGTTTGGATGAGGTGGAAAAAGAGTACGGGCAAGCCGTGCGGCGCTTGTGTGAAGACATGCGCAATCTGCAACGTTTCCGTGACTGCGTGGAAAACACGGACCCTAGCAGCTCGCGTCAAGAGCAGGGCGAACAGTTGCGGCGCATGTTGATGGCGATGATTAAAGACATTCGCACTGTGCTGATTAAATTGGCGTGGAGCTTGCAACACCTGCGCTTGTTGTCGCGGGAGGAGCTGTCGGATTTGCACCGTTGTGTGGCGCGGATGAGCATGGATTTGTACGCGCCGATGGCAAACCGTTTAGGTATTAGCCAAGTCAAATGGGAATTGGAGGATTTGTCGTTCCGGTTTTTGCACCCTGATATCTATAAGGGTATCGCCAAATCATTAGCCGATAAGCGCATTGAGCGTGAGCAATACATTGCTGATTTTATTCACATCCTCAAAGAATTATTGGTTAAAAATGACATTCAGGCCGAGGTGTACGGTCGCCCCAAACACCTGTACAGCATTTGGAAAAAGATCAGCCGCAAGCAGATTGGGATTGACGAACTCTACGATTTACGCGCGGTACGGGTGATGGTGGCGGATACCGGTACTTGCTACCGCACGCTGGATGCGGTGCACAATACTTGGCGGCATATTCCCGAAGAATACGATGATTATATTAGCAATTCCAAGCCCAACGGTTACGAGTCGATTCACACCGTGGTGGTGGGGCCGGAAAGTAAATTTGTGGAAGTGCAAATCCGTACTCACGAAATGCACCGTTTTGCCGAGCTAGGGATGGCGGCGCATTGGTATTACAAAGAAGGCGGACGCCAAGATCAAGCCATGAGCGATGCGATCAATTCGATGCGGCGCTTATTGGATAGCAACGACAGTGACAGCGATTTGATGGAGGATTTCCGCACGGAAGTCTTCAGCGACCGGGTGTTTGTGATTACGCCCAAGGGTCGAATTATTGACATGCCGAAAGGCTCAACGTCGGTGGATTTTGCTTACCATGTGCATACCAGCGTCGGACACCGTTGCCGAGGGGCAAAGGTGAATGGCAACATTGTGCCGCTCAATTACGCGCTGCGTAATGGCGATCAGGTTGAAATTCTTACCAGTAAAAACGAGCACCCGCGTCAGGATTGGATGAAACCCGAACTCGGTTTCGTCAAATCCGGCAGTACCCGCCAAAAAGTACGCCAATGGTTTAGCCAGCAAAACCACGAACAGAATGCCAAAGATGGCGAACGCATCCTTGAGAAGGAACGCCATTTGCTCAATTTGGGTAAATTGGATTACGCGGAACTGGCACGGCAATTCAGTCGCCCTAGCGAGCGCGATTTCCTGATTGCGGTCGGGCGTAATGAAGTGTCTCCGGCGCAAATTCGCCGCTTTTTGCTGAGCACCCACGAGGCCGAATTCAAATTACGCAAGACCCGTAGCCTCGATACGGTGAGCAGCGATATTGAGGTACGCGGGGTCAGCAAGCTGTATACCCAGTTGGCGACCTGTTGCCACCCGGTCAATGGTGATCCGATTGCGGGGTATTTGTCGCAAGGGCGTGGCGTGATTGTGCACCGCACCGATTGCCCCGACTTTGCCAACTTACGCAAGGAACGTGAGGAACGCATTATCGAGGTGGACTGGGGTAGCCACACCGCCGCGTATGCCGCCGACATCACGGTGTCGACGTACAATAAATCGGGGGTGTTAGGCGATATTGCCAGTTTGCTGGCGAAGGAAAAGGTGAATATTCACAGCCTGCATACCCGTGACACGCACGACCCTTGTCTGGCGGTGATGGATTTCACGTTGGAAATCCGCGATGTGCAACAACTCGGCGAGGTCTTGGAAAAGCTGTTGCAATTGCCATCGGTGATTGATGCGCAGCGCAAGGGGTGA
- a CDS encoding HAD family hydrolase has product MTIRCIAFDLDDTLWPVKPVIQQAERHFYGWLQQHYPLITAQYALPELIKHRMNYMQQYPELHYNLTQLRKNWLATLAQAHAYPDTLVAEGFEVFWLARNEVTFFEGALEALESLSARFLLGVISNGNASVHHIGVGHLFQFTHSSAEAGVAKPHPAIFHQALERVGISPHQAVYVGDDPVRDIQGAASAGLRTVWFNPERQTWPGGREPDATIHHLAQLEAVIATL; this is encoded by the coding sequence ATGACTATACGCTGTATTGCTTTTGACCTTGACGACACTTTGTGGCCGGTAAAGCCGGTGATTCAACAAGCGGAACGGCATTTTTATGGATGGTTGCAGCAACATTACCCGCTGATCACCGCGCAGTATGCGCTACCTGAACTGATTAAACATCGCATGAACTACATGCAGCAATACCCTGAATTGCACTATAATCTTACCCAATTACGCAAAAACTGGCTGGCAACCTTGGCGCAAGCACACGCTTATCCCGATACCTTGGTGGCGGAGGGGTTTGAAGTGTTTTGGTTGGCACGCAATGAAGTGACCTTCTTTGAAGGGGCGTTGGAGGCGCTGGAGTCACTCTCGGCACGTTTTTTGCTTGGCGTTATCAGTAATGGTAATGCCAGTGTCCATCACATTGGTGTTGGGCATTTGTTTCAATTTACGCACAGTTCTGCCGAGGCCGGGGTCGCCAAACCACACCCGGCTATTTTCCACCAAGCATTAGAACGTGTAGGCATTTCTCCGCACCAAGCCGTCTACGTGGGCGATGATCCGGTGCGGGATATTCAGGGGGCAGCCAGTGCAGGCTTGCGTACCGTCTGGTTTAATCCCGAACGCCAAACTTGGCCGGGTGGGAGGGAACCGGATGCGACCATTCACCACCTTGCGCAACTGGAGGCTGTTATTGCAACACTATAA
- a CDS encoding esterase/lipase family protein, whose translation MKIRHLIVLAASLLLFPASLWAQTVVLVHGFQSTGMDWRKQGVTPVLQQYGWVDGGNVVMTPQGAYSISNPTVKPERIFYTLELPSRAPIMLQTYWLNAYLQHLHTQRQEPLTLVGHSAGGLVARAWLVSANSVPVDTLVTLATPHVGTPSADLASLATDTPMGFFADMMGFDKWSSEPDDLYDDLRVEQPGRFLYWLNHQPHPSIRYVSVVRDNQMRPDRFDFVVPTYSQDMNNTFALRGKSEYWTVPRSHFLSIRDGYVLARILGR comes from the coding sequence ATGAAAATCCGTCATTTAATAGTACTGGCAGCAAGCCTGTTGTTATTCCCCGCGTCATTATGGGCGCAAACCGTGGTGCTGGTACACGGTTTCCAAAGCACCGGCATGGACTGGCGCAAACAAGGCGTTACCCCCGTATTGCAACAATACGGCTGGGTAGACGGCGGTAATGTGGTCATGACACCACAAGGCGCTTACAGCATCAGCAATCCCACCGTGAAACCAGAACGCATTTTCTACACGCTGGAATTACCCTCGCGTGCACCGATTATGCTGCAAACGTATTGGTTGAACGCTTATTTGCAACACCTTCACACCCAACGCCAAGAGCCGCTGACTTTGGTCGGGCATTCGGCGGGTGGTTTAGTCGCACGCGCTTGGCTGGTGAGCGCCAACAGTGTGCCGGTGGATACCTTGGTAACGCTGGCAACCCCGCACGTTGGCACACCCAGCGCGGATTTGGCGAGTTTAGCAACCGATACCCCAATGGGCTTTTTCGCGGACATGATGGGCTTTGATAAATGGAGCAGTGAGCCGGATGATTTGTACGATGATCTGCGCGTGGAACAGCCGGGGCGGTTTTTGTATTGGCTGAATCATCAGCCGCACCCGTCCATCCGTTATGTTTCAGTGGTGCGGGATAACCAAATGCGCCCCGACCGCTTTGATTTTGTGGTACCGACTTACAGCCAAGACATGAACAATACGTTTGCCCTGCGCGGTAAGTCCGAATATTGGACAGTGCCACGCTCGCACTTTTTGAGTATTCGGGATGGTTATGTATTGGCGCGGATTTTGGGGCGCTAA
- the glyQ gene encoding glycine--tRNA ligase subunit alpha, producing MANYDLSTFQGLILALQDYWAQQGCVIMQPYDMEMGAGTFHPATFLRSIGPEPWRAAYVQPSRRPTDGRYGENPNRLQHYYQFQVLLKPSPDNIQELYLGSLQMLGFDPLVHDIRFVEDNWESPTLGAWGLGWEVWLNGMEVTQFTYFQQVGGLDCKPVSGEITYGLERLAMYMQNVQSVYDLVWTKGPQGVVTYGNVYHQNEVEQSTYNFEHANVEELFHTFDVCERESQRLIEAGLPLPAYEQMLKASHTFNLLDARKAISVTERQRFILRVRTLSRAIAEAYYNVREALGFPMLSAGEK from the coding sequence ATGGCTAACTATGACCTTTCCACCTTTCAAGGGCTGATTCTGGCTCTGCAAGATTACTGGGCGCAACAGGGCTGCGTCATCATGCAACCGTATGACATGGAAATGGGCGCGGGGACGTTCCATCCAGCGACATTCCTGCGTTCCATCGGCCCTGAGCCGTGGCGTGCGGCGTATGTGCAACCCTCGCGCCGCCCCACGGACGGGCGTTACGGTGAAAACCCCAACCGGCTGCAACACTATTACCAGTTTCAGGTCTTGCTGAAACCGTCACCCGATAATATTCAGGAACTGTATCTCGGTTCACTGCAAATGCTCGGTTTTGACCCGCTGGTACATGACATCCGCTTCGTAGAAGACAACTGGGAATCGCCAACGCTGGGCGCATGGGGTTTGGGTTGGGAAGTATGGTTGAACGGCATGGAAGTCACCCAGTTCACCTACTTCCAGCAAGTCGGCGGCTTGGATTGCAAACCGGTCAGCGGCGAGATTACCTACGGTCTGGAACGCCTTGCGATGTACATGCAAAACGTGCAAAGCGTCTACGATCTGGTGTGGACAAAAGGCCCGCAAGGTGTTGTCACCTACGGCAATGTCTACCACCAGAACGAAGTCGAGCAATCCACTTACAACTTTGAACACGCCAATGTTGAAGAACTGTTCCACACCTTTGATGTGTGCGAACGCGAAAGCCAGCGCCTGATCGAAGCCGGATTGCCCTTGCCTGCTTACGAACAAATGCTCAAAGCCTCGCACACCTTCAACTTGTTGGATGCGCGCAAAGCCATTTCTGTGACCGAACGCCAGCGCTTCATTTTGCGGGTGCGTACCTTGTCGCGAGCGATTGCCGAAGCCTATTACAACGTCCGTGAAGCGTTAGGCTTCCCGATGCTGTCCGCAGGAGAAAAATAA
- a CDS encoding LemA family protein, with protein MNTGLIIFFALLGGLLLWGILLYNQLVLLKNNAEKAWSNMEVLLKQRNTELPKLIAVCKEHMAYEQTTLQTVMEARNRVVSAMQFGNMGALEAADNALRIGLGNLFAVAEAYPELKASESFQHLRERITGLEDSIADRREFYNDSAALNNTRMEQFPDLIIAKSFSFKPFRLLSFKSEEIADVDVAAQFTAGT; from the coding sequence ATGAATACCGGACTCATTATCTTCTTCGCCCTGTTGGGTGGCCTGCTGTTATGGGGCATCCTGTTATACAACCAATTGGTGTTACTCAAAAACAATGCCGAAAAAGCGTGGAGCAATATGGAAGTATTGCTAAAGCAACGCAATACCGAGTTACCCAAGCTGATTGCAGTCTGCAAAGAACACATGGCTTACGAACAAACCACGCTGCAAACGGTGATGGAAGCGCGTAACCGCGTGGTCAGTGCGATGCAATTTGGCAATATGGGGGCGTTGGAAGCCGCCGATAATGCTTTGCGCATTGGGTTGGGAAATTTGTTTGCGGTGGCAGAAGCTTACCCCGAACTCAAAGCCAGCGAGTCATTCCAGCATTTGCGCGAACGCATTACCGGTTTGGAAGACAGCATTGCGGATCGCCGCGAGTTTTATAACGATTCTGCCGCGCTCAATAACACCCGCATGGAACAATTTCCTGATTTGATCATTGCCAAATCGTTCAGTTTTAAGCCCTTCCGTTTGTTGAGTTTCAAGTCTGAGGAAATCGCGGATGTGGATGTGGCTGCGCAATTTACTGCCGGAACCTGA